ggatgtggacatgttggtagatataattggagttgaaagaggacggTATAGaccaatcaaggtttcaatcgctcgtaccactctggaacttgtcaaagacaggagtacagaaggaagagttacctattcaagaatgcatgccatcaacattttgcttcacaaaattgtgatcaactgtatcaggccaaagtctacatcaaagactgatgtGTCTAATTCCgaggcaaaattgatgtatgcgatcaattcGGGgaaaagttctctctccctcacaccattctctttcacatgtacagagaaatggtgaaggacaatggccaattgccttatccaggtcttgtgaccaagatcttcagacacttgaacattgaacctacacatactctttgtgttcgaccatgcgataaaatggtggtgggtttgaaaatgctgactaaaatgcgtctgaaagagcttagtaaggcaatggagaagttcaaagtgaagactccaAAGATCTTCgcatcaaagaaaaagggaaggagcccattgGTGCctcatccaaaagaaaagaactcttatcttggaggatgaagatgaagatgaagatctcaCTATCCCCGCATTGAAAAGAACCAGACGTTACGTACTCCGAATCAACGAACAacggaagaagggaaaagaagcagaagaaaaagaacagagagaagaagagggacaagcaaagaacagagaagcagaggagcaacaagagaaagagaaagaagctacagaagaaggagaagcaaaaaaagaaaagtctgcagatgAAGCTGCAGAGGAAGGGAATCAAGGCGCAgaagagcatgaccatcactcttccccaattgaggtcctagagacaaggggagatggcgagcaaggaaggactacaccacatgctgtcaacagtgaaggtgtgagtcgctcaccagcaaatccagaagatttttaggcttctcaaatgcctaaagaaggacatgatacgtcaacaccaaatTTGCTTGATTACAAcgaagttccatcgtctgccttcaCTCCATCTGAAAGAGCAAATGCAAGCACACAGACGGACAATACAGCAGATTTTCGTTgtattcttgatgttcttacgGAAATGCAGGATCAAATCTATGCTcggaatgtgaacttcaagtcatgaagaatgctggaaaaGCATCTTGTCACCCCGCGAGATCAAATGAAAGccctcgctcttcaaattcaagccaatgccaaaggagaagaggtggctcatctacgggaagacttgaagaggctggaaggcatcgttcaattgatgggagatttcaGTTGTGCGCGTTCCCAAGAAGACTTGattttttctcacctttttaatgatgacaaaaatggggagaattgcaatttgaactctttaaactctttaaactttgacgtgtttgaatatttgagtatgacttgggtgtgaacttgaatttgactgacttgtgtggattttgatgtttgactgtttgcatttatatcaagtgttgttaTATGGTCTTACTCATGAAAACTAACCAATTTTCTGTGGGTGTAGAGTTTGGTTGATTTATtttatgagatagccatattgcttgagtaatgttttgcaggtcaaagttgttcaaatctacaggaaagttttgtcataatcaaaaatggggagattgttggagaaatctttccagaatattttgaagctgacaaaacgtttctatcagtctagtttaGATAAGTACAGATCTTCtgtttagagtctgaagacttttagatcaccagactcaagactcaagacttaagtctattctcattgatagtGTTTCTAATctagtgacgaaggcaatccagagccaaagtatttggtttaggatttggtcttatcctttagagaagatctcttggctggataaatataacggattcttttatttgtaatcaagatcgtttgaagatccgatggtcgacgaaatattcttggaaggttctattcttggaaaccaagatcctgattgtatgggcgaacatgattgatgggctatcgtcaggttcctttaatagctcgaatgatcttcttgattgattccgtccaacgggtagattggatgaattcctttggtaagtgccaacggatatgatggcgataaaggagtataaaatgaagacattctagttgctttagtgcatgatcgatagagaaattccgaGTCTAAAgtaccttgattattagtcgatacattcgAGCAAAATTGTACACAcgagagtgtctatacttagtgataccttgaacgagtgtggtagatcatctacatcgagaaagcaagggagaacaacaccgtaacatctctttgttcatagtggaatcagCCAATAGGcgtcggtgcgaaagagtgaacgtaggcttgacataagccgaaccactataaaccgcgtgttcaattttctcttctcttagtcttactttgattatcgtttgtctcaaatccatcaactgtctagtattgtgcaattatcgagaaaaatcttttatatacctattcaccccctctaggtacttgtaCTAGCTATATCAGTCTTCGACCTTTTATGGCTCAAGCAACGCGTGGATGGGAGCTCACAATTGGGTCTAAGTCTAGTTAAGAGTGGCCGtgtgtgatgcaattttctACCAAAAGGCCTCGGGTCAAGTCAAGATACGTGATGCAAGTTTCTACCAAAAGGCCTTGGGTCAAGTCAAGATAGGGACTCGTGCTCCATCcccaaatataattaatttgatGACATAATGATTGGGATGAGCGATTTTAGATTTCTTACAAATTGAGAATTTAAAATCTACTTTGTCACAAGTCTCAAGATTAATTTTAGGGTCTAACAAGTTCATTTTTTTGCCTTAACTTTTTGATCACATGCATTGATGTTATTTtcttaaggggaaaaaaatgcgATTAGAACTTACGGGCAACATGTGAATTTATGGCTATGAATTGAATTTATTCTTGTTTACATTCAATCATCGATTGATAGGTGACTTTTCTCTCCTTAACACTATGGTTCAAACATATTCCAAGTATGGTGATGAATATAATGTCTAATGGCTAATATACATCGCCTTAAAAACAATGTCATTGTTCATTACCAAAAGTAAATCtaccttatttatatattgacTTGATTTTCTTCGTAACAAACACAAGCACATAtcaattattctatttttaataCTAGTAACTCCATAATGTTTCGTGTAGGTATCCGAAGGATGCACAGGTAAAGGAGACTCATGTTCAATACCTTATTGATTTATCAATCGAAGTCActtttgattgaatggaaaGAGATGGGGAGTCCAAACCTTGAAATTAACACAAGGATTCAAAAAAACAATTTACACAAAGATCATAGaactgttttcttctctctctctcttttttttttgcaatttttaaaacaaCATTCCCTAATTTTCCTAAGTCTATATTGCCCTTCTAAATATAAAGGATTATTTTCACCCAAACGCAGCtggtgaaagaaaaattcaaacacAAGCAATGAGTGACACAAGTATCTTTATAGGCAGTTATAAGGGATCAAAGACTATTCATAGAAAGTATTAGAACCACAAGTTTAACATTCAAATAATATGACAAAATTTAGTCAAGAAAACATCTGTTGAtataataccaaaaaaaaaataaaaggaaatctttCACACAAGATATCGTCATTATAAAAGGAAATAACATCAAATATAAATCCGATTCGATTCCACGTGTTGGTTCTTGGTGAGGACCGGCGGTTCTCGAGAAAATGGAACCGGAAATCAGACCGGAATACATTGAAATTTGAAACCGAACCGGTGCTCCCCGATTTTTATCATGAAACCATGTTCACCCTAAAGATCTCCGCCTCTACTGAAGAGTCGAGAGCACCATCGACGGCGCACCAAATCGAAGGGTCCACCCCCAAAATCTTGTAGGTGGCCCATCGCCGTCCACACAACATCCCCTCGGCCAGCAACAGTCCCCGCCGAAGCTCAGCAAtggctgctctctctctcctcagcTAACTgcaaaattctctctctttctctctctagcccaTCAGCAATGGCCTTCCCTCTTCACTGCCCTCCCCCCTCTCCTCCCCTCAGAATCTCTTcccctcccgccgccgccgccgccgccgccgtgccGAACCCATGTCCCAATCTCTCCTCCCTGGCCCCTCCCCGCCTCTGCCTCCCCCGCCACCGGCGGCGCCGGCGGAGGCCGGGCTCCCTCCGGTGCTCGGCCTCCTCCTCGTCCCCGGAGAACCGCCGCGCCGGCCCCGCGTCCTCCTCCGACGCCGCCGAGCTCCCGctcttccccctccccctcgtcCTCTTCCCCGGCGCGGTCCTCCCCCTCCAGATCTTCGAGTTCCGGTACCGGATGATGATGCACACGCTCCTCCAGACCGACCTCCGCTTCGGCGTCGTGTACGCCGACTCCGCCTCCGGCACCGCGGACGTCGGCTGCGTCGGCGAGGTCGTCAAGCACGAGCGCCTCGCCGACGACCGGTTCTTCCTCATCTGCAAGGGGCAGGAGCGGTTCCGGGTCACGGGCATCGTCCGCACGAGGCCCTACCTGGTCGCCCGGGTCGATTGGCTCGAGGACAGGCCGTCTAGCGACGGGGGCGACGACCTCGAGTCGCTGGCCGGCGAAGTGGAGGCGTACATGAAGGACGTGATCAGGCTGTCGAATCGATTGAACGGGAAGGGAGAGAAGGAGGTGCAGGACCTTAGGAAGAATCAGTTCCCGACGCCGTTCTCGTTCTTCGTCGGGAGCACGTTCGAGGGCGCTCCTAGGGAGCAGCAGGCGTTGCTCGAGCTGGAGGATACCGCTGCGAGGCtgaggagggagaaggagacGTTGAGGAACACGCTCAATTACTTGACCGCTGCTTCCGCGGTGAAGGATGTGTTCCCATCTTCGTGATCGATTCCAGAGGTTGGTTTCGATTTAGCTTTACAATTGTTATAtagatttcctttttgttggaaACGATTGGAGATTGGTCATTACAAAATGTTGACTGGGTGGCAATGGAATTTGTACTTGTTGCTTGGGGTGATTGGCTTATTCTGAGGGTAGAATTCGGATTGAATGCGGAAGTGAAGCAGGGTCCTTGAATTGGAAGATATATGCTTACTCGTACATATGTTGAGCATGGTCTACATTTGGCATGCTGAATGTTTAGGAAAGAAGTGCAGTTTCATGCCTAGTAGAACATGCCTTGCTCTGCTATCAATTGGATTGGCATTGAAATagtaaaaatgtaaaatggtaaaaatcccattttctaatttttgctgAGCTGAATATGGATTGTTGAGTTTGAATT
The window above is part of the Eucalyptus grandis isolate ANBG69807.140 chromosome 6, ASM1654582v1, whole genome shotgun sequence genome. Proteins encoded here:
- the LOC104448793 gene encoding lon protease 2 translates to MAFPLHCPPPSPPLRISSPPAAAAAAAVPNPCPNLSSLAPPRLCLPRHRRRRRRPGSLRCSASSSSPENRRAGPASSSDAAELPLFPLPLVLFPGAVLPLQIFEFRYRMMMHTLLQTDLRFGVVYADSASGTADVGCVGEVVKHERLADDRFFLICKGQERFRVTGIVRTRPYLVARVDWLEDRPSSDGGDDLESLAGEVEAYMKDVIRLSNRLNGKGEKEVQDLRKNQFPTPFSFFVGSTFEGAPREQQALLELEDTAARLRREKETLRNTLNYLTAASAVKDVFPSS